TATCCCGCAGGATCTCTACTCCTGTTTCGCTTTTCACAAAGCTTTGCAGGAGACAGGTAGCATGATCAATACTGACTTTTCGAAGTACAGGAAGTAATTGATTGTCAAAGACAATGATTGGGAGGACCAGCTCTACTTTTGAGCTGGTCCTTTTATATTGAAGATATTCGCATGTCGGATTAATTTGATTCACTGTTTTTCATTTTGAATCCATCTTACATGGCTTGATATGCGATTGAATTTCATCTTAATTTGGTCGTAACTTGCTCTTTACTGGTTCGAATCTATTAGAACCATATTAGAACCATATTAGAACGAGATTAGAACGAGATTAGAACGAGATCCATACGAAAGAGCTGAAATCCCGGATTGTTAGAATAGCAGAATTGAAATGAAAAGGAAAAAAAAAGAGCTATGCGCATGCATAACTCTTTTAATAATGGGTTGGTCGGGATGACTGGATTCGAACCAGCGACCACTCGCCCCCCAGACGAGTACTCTAAACCGGACTGAGCTACATCCCGTAAAAGTGCCTGCAAAAGTAACACTATTTTTTTAAATGCACAAACCTTCTCACCCTTTCGTTTAAACTATATTATGAAATAATTTCGTCACAGTTAAAAAAAAAAGTTGTTAATTTGCATCCAAAATGATAATGCAGAGGCATTTTGAGATAGTTTTGTCCCTCACCACGCCAATCGCAGCAATTGAGTTGATCCTGATTGAGCCGCTGTATGAGCGCATGTGTAGCCTCGGTAAATAATAGAATCTATAGATGACTTTTACTGCAAAGCAAATAGCCGACTTCCTTCACGGAGAAGTAATCGGTAATCCGAATGCGACCGTATCCTCCTTTTCCAAGATTGAAGAAGGCAAGCCGGGAACACTCACCTTCCTGGGAAACCCCAAGTATACATCCTTTATATACGAGACTGCTGCCGACATCGTGTTGGTAAACAATGATTTTTTGCCCGATAAACCCATCAATGCCACATTGATAAAGGTTCCCAATGCCTATGCTGCTCTAGCATCGCTGATGGCAATGGTAGAAAAGCAGAAACCGGTGAAAGAGGGGGTCGCGTCATTAGGATTTGTCTCGCCAACTGCAAGCCTGGGAGAGCAGATCTACGTGGGTGAGTTTGCATACATAGGGGAACAGGCACGCATTGGCAACAACTGCAAGATCTACCCACAGGTGTATGTGGGTGACAACGTTCAACTGGGTGACAATTGCATCCTCTATCCCGGGGTGAAGATTTACCACGATTGTGTGATTGGCAACAACTGTATTGTGCATGCCGGTGCCGTGATCGGTGCGGACGGCTTCGGTTTCAGCAAGCAGGAGGAGATTTACCGGAAGATACCGCAGATGGGCAATGTGATCATTGAAGATGATGTGGAGGTTGGAGCCAACACCACCATCGATCGGGCTGTGATGGGATCGACCATTATCCGGCGTGGGGTGAAGCTCGACAACCTGATTCAGATCGCACACAACTGCGAGGTGGGTGAGAATACGGTGATGGCTGCCCAGGTGGGCGTTGCCGGATCGACCAGGATCGAAGAGAGCTGTGTGCTGGGCGGACAGGTAGGCATTGGGGGACACATCACCATTGGTAAGAATAGCCAGATTGGAGCGCAATCGGGCATCATCAGCAATACCAAGGAGGGATCAGAGTTGATGGGATCACCCGCGTTCCCGGTGAAAGGTTTCTTCAAATCGAGTGTCATTGTTCCCAAGCTGCCGGATATGTATCGCAAGCTGAACGCCATGGAGAAAGAACTGGCTGAATTGAAGAAAAGACTCACTGAGAACGAATAGGCATGCTTCATTGAAAGCATCGCCCGCAAACATTTGAGGCCAAGAAGCAGGATTTCCTGCTTTTGGTTGTATATTTGCACACAATTTCCGATAATGTGTAATAAAAATAAGATACAGTGAAACAGAGAACATTGCAAAACAGCTTCACCCTGCAGGGGATCGGACTTCATACCGGACAGGATATTGTCGTTACCTTCAATCCTGCACCGGTGGATCATGGATACAAGATTCGACGGGTCGATCTGGATGATCAACCGGTGATTGACGCTCTGGCAGAGCATGTGGTCAACACGCAGCGCGGAACGGTGCTGGGAAAAGGGAATGTCACGGTGAGCACCATCGAACATGGTTTTTCAGCACTCTATGCGCTTGGCATTGACAACTGTCTGATCGACGTGAACGCCTCCGAATTTCCCATACTCGACGGCAGTGCCATCGAGTATGTACGTGAGATACGCAAAGCTGGTGTTGTAGAGCAGGAGAAGGACAAGGATTACTACATCGTGCGCAACAAGATGGAGGTGACCGATCCTGAAACAGGCTCCAAGCTGACGCTGCTCCCCGATGACGCTTTCTGTATCAACTCTTTCATCGAGTTCGATTCGCAATATATACCCAACCAGTCGGCATCGATGGATACGGTGACCGATTTTGAGAAGGAGATTGCCTCCTGTCGCACGTTTGTTTTCGTGCGTGAGATTGAACAACTGAGGAAAGCCGGATTGATCAAGGGGGGCAACCTCGACAACGCCATCGTGATCTATGAGAAGAAACTCTCTCAGAAAGAACTCGATGAGATTGCCGACGAGTTGGGGGTGCCTCACCACAATGCCGATGAACTGGGTTACCTCAACCATCGAAAGCTGGCATACCCCAATGAGCCGGCACGCCATAAGTTGCTCGACATCATCGGAGACATGTCGCTCATCGGTAAGCCGATCAAGGGGCGTCTCATCGCCCACAAGCCGGGACACAAGATCAACAACCAACTGGCCAGGCTGATCCGCAAGGATATCAAGCTCAACGAGGTGCAGCCGCCGGTATATGATCTGAAGTCTGAGCCTGTGATGGATAACAAACGGATCCGGGAGTTGCTGCCCCACCGTTATCCCTTCCTGATGGTGGACAAGGTGATCCAGATGACCGACACCTTCATCGTGGGGGTGAAGAACATCACCACCAATGAGCCATACTTCACCGGCCACTTCCCCCAGGAACCGGTGATGCCAGGAGTGCTGCAGGTAGAAGCGATGGCCCAGACCGGGGGATTGCTGGTACTGGCCATGCTGGATGAGCCGGAGCGGTATTCAACCTACTTTCTGAAGATCGATAACGTGAAGTTCCGCCACAAGGTGGTGCCGGGCGATACGATTCTCTTCAGGGTAGAGCTCACCTCGGAGATGCGCAGGGGCATCGCCACCATGCGTGGACTCGCTTTTATCGGAGACAAGGTGGTTTCCGAAGCCGACTTCACCGCGCAGATCATCAAGAACAAATAGAATTAACTGAACGATACTTTTATGAGCAGTATATCATCGATGGCTTTCGTGCATCCTGAAGCCAAATTGGGGGAGAACGTGATCGTGGAACCCTTTGCCTACATCGACGCCAACACAGAGGTTGGTGACGGCACACGCGTGATGACGCAGGCCACCATCCTCTCCGGTGCCCGCATCGGCAAAAACTGTGTCATCTTCCCGCATGCCACCATCGCCGGAATCCCGCAGGACCTGAAGTTCCAGGGTGAAGAGACCTTCGCCATCATTGGCGACAACACCACCATTCGTGAGTGTGCCACCGTGAACAGGGGTACCGCTTCTCGCGGATATACCAAAGTGGGCAGTAACTGTCTGATCATGGCTTACAGTCATGTAGCACACGATTGTGTGCTGAACGACCATGTGATCCTCGGTAACACCACCCAGCTGGCGGGCGAGATCGAGATCGATGACTATGCCATCGTGAGCGGAGGCTCCCTGGCACATCAGTTCACCAAGATCGGTCCCCACGTCATGGTACAGGGTGGCTCTAAGATTGCTAAGGATATCCCTCCATTCGTGATGGTCGGTCGTGAGCCGATCTCCTATGTGGGCCTCAACATCGTGGGGTTGCGCCGCAGGGGTTTCACCAGCGAGCGGATCAATGTTATCCAGGAGATCTACCGTACCCTTTACCTTTCAGGATATAACATCTCACAAGCGGTGGAGCGTATTGAACAGGATCTGCCTGCCTCAGAGGATCGCGACCTGATTCTCAACTTTGTTCGCTCATCCAGTCGTGGCATTGTACGCAGCAACATGGAGGGATGACCATGGCACAGGTGGTTTTTCCGGCTGAATGGCATCCACAGGAGGCAGTAATGATCACCTGGCCCCATCGCGACAGTGACTGGGCTCCCATGCTGGAGGATGTTACGCAAACCTTCCTGGCCATCTCGAAAGAGATTCTGCGACGGGAAAAGCTTTTGGCATTGGTGCCACCGGGGTTGGACATCACTTCCCACTTAACCGAAGAGGAACAGAAAAACCTGATCAGGGTTGAGGTTCCTTCTAACGACACCTGGGCACGCGACCATGGACCCATTACGCTGTTTCGTGATGGCTCTCCAGTGGTGGCCGATTTCGGCTTCAATGGCTGGGGACTCAAGTTCGCTGCCGACAGGGACAACCTGATCAACGGTCAACTCTTTAGAAAAGGGATTTTTCATTCGTCGGCCACCTATCAGAACCGGCTCAACTTCATCCTTGAAGGCGGTTCATTGGAGTCGGACGGTGAAGGTACACTTCTCACCACCTCTGCCTGTCTGCTGGCACCCAACCGCAACCAGCCAATGACACGGCAGGAGATTGAAGATGCGCTGAAAGAGATGTTAGGCCTCGAAAGAGTGCTCTGGCTCAACCACGGCTACCTGGCGGGTGATGATACAGATAGCCACATAGATACACTGGCTCGTTTTTGCGATCCTTACACCATCGCTTATGTGAAGTGTGATGAGGTTGCCGACGAACATTATGAGTCACTCAGTGCGATGGAGCAGGAATTGCGGGCTTTTACCACCGTTGCCGGAGAACCCTACCGGCTTGTTCCGCTTCCCATGGCAGACGCCGTTTATAGCGAGGGAGAACGGCTGCCGGCTACCTATGCCAACTTCCTGATCCTGAATGATGCGGTACTGATTCCCTTTTATGGTACCGATAAAGATGAGATGGCGCTCCGGCAATTGCAACTGGCTTTCCCCGACAGGGAGGTGATTGGTGTGGATTGCTCTCCGCTGATCTGGCAACACGGTTCGCTGCACTGCGTCACAATGCAGCTGCCGAAGGGAATTCTGGCGATTAGTGGTCATTCTTAATTCTATAACTAGCTAACATCCCAAAGTACCAACCTCAAATATAAAGTCATGAAGGTAGGAATCATACAACAGGCAAACAGCGGGAATCGTGAGGAAAACATCTCCCGGCTCGAATCAAAAATAAGGAAACTTGCTGGAAAAGGTGCCGAGTTGATTGTTCTGCAGGAGTTGCACAACGGTCTCTATTTTTGCCAGACGGAGGAGACATGCCTGTTTGATCAGGCTGAGACCATTCCCGGACCATCTACCGAACGATATGGCCGACTGGCAGCAGAGTTGCAGGTGGTGATCGTGCTCTCCCTCTTCGAGAAAAGGGCAGCCGGCCTCTATCACAACACCGCGGTGGTGATGGAAGCAGATGGAACCATCGCAGGCATCTATCGCAAAATGCATATCCCTGATGACCCTGCCTATTACGAGAAATTTTATTTCACCCCCGGCGACCTGGGGTTTCATCCCATAAATACATCGGTGGGACGTCTTGGGGTGCTGGTCTGCTGGGATCAGTGGTATCCGGAGGCAGCAAGGCTGATGGCTCTTGCCGGAGCAGAGCTGCTGATATATCCAACTGCCATTGGCTGGGAGTCGTCTGACAACCCTGAGGAGCAACAACGACAGCGGGATGCATGGGTCACAGTACAGCGTGGTCATGCTGTTGCCAACGGACTTCCGGTGATTGCTGTGAACCGTACCGGCTACGAAGCAGATCCATCGGAACAGACCGGTGGCATTCGTTTCTGGGGGAGCAGTTTTGTATGCGGTCCCCAGGGTGAGATACTATGGCAGGCTGCCACTGATG
This genomic window from Dysgonomonadaceae bacterium zrk40 contains:
- a CDS encoding agmatine deiminase family protein, with the translated sequence MAQVVFPAEWHPQEAVMITWPHRDSDWAPMLEDVTQTFLAISKEILRREKLLALVPPGLDITSHLTEEEQKNLIRVEVPSNDTWARDHGPITLFRDGSPVVADFGFNGWGLKFAADRDNLINGQLFRKGIFHSSATYQNRLNFILEGGSLESDGEGTLLTTSACLLAPNRNQPMTRQEIEDALKEMLGLERVLWLNHGYLAGDDTDSHIDTLARFCDPYTIAYVKCDEVADEHYESLSAMEQELRAFTTVAGEPYRLVPLPMADAVYSEGERLPATYANFLILNDAVLIPFYGTDKDEMALRQLQLAFPDREVIGVDCSPLIWQHGSLHCVTMQLPKGILAISGHS
- the lpxD gene encoding UDP-3-O-(3-hydroxymyristoyl)glucosamine N-acyltransferase; this encodes MTFTAKQIADFLHGEVIGNPNATVSSFSKIEEGKPGTLTFLGNPKYTSFIYETAADIVLVNNDFLPDKPINATLIKVPNAYAALASLMAMVEKQKPVKEGVASLGFVSPTASLGEQIYVGEFAYIGEQARIGNNCKIYPQVYVGDNVQLGDNCILYPGVKIYHDCVIGNNCIVHAGAVIGADGFGFSKQEEIYRKIPQMGNVIIEDDVEVGANTTIDRAVMGSTIIRRGVKLDNLIQIAHNCEVGENTVMAAQVGVAGSTRIEESCVLGGQVGIGGHITIGKNSQIGAQSGIISNTKEGSELMGSPAFPVKGFFKSSVIVPKLPDMYRKLNAMEKELAELKKRLTENE
- the lpxA gene encoding acyl-ACP--UDP-N-acetylglucosamine O-acyltransferase, which produces MSSISSMAFVHPEAKLGENVIVEPFAYIDANTEVGDGTRVMTQATILSGARIGKNCVIFPHATIAGIPQDLKFQGEETFAIIGDNTTIRECATVNRGTASRGYTKVGSNCLIMAYSHVAHDCVLNDHVILGNTTQLAGEIEIDDYAIVSGGSLAHQFTKIGPHVMVQGGSKIAKDIPPFVMVGREPISYVGLNIVGLRRRGFTSERINVIQEIYRTLYLSGYNISQAVERIEQDLPASEDRDLILNFVRSSSRGIVRSNMEG
- a CDS encoding bifunctional UDP-3-O-[3-hydroxymyristoyl] N-acetylglucosamine deacetylase/3-hydroxyacyl-ACP dehydratase, with amino-acid sequence MKQRTLQNSFTLQGIGLHTGQDIVVTFNPAPVDHGYKIRRVDLDDQPVIDALAEHVVNTQRGTVLGKGNVTVSTIEHGFSALYALGIDNCLIDVNASEFPILDGSAIEYVREIRKAGVVEQEKDKDYYIVRNKMEVTDPETGSKLTLLPDDAFCINSFIEFDSQYIPNQSASMDTVTDFEKEIASCRTFVFVREIEQLRKAGLIKGGNLDNAIVIYEKKLSQKELDEIADELGVPHHNADELGYLNHRKLAYPNEPARHKLLDIIGDMSLIGKPIKGRLIAHKPGHKINNQLARLIRKDIKLNEVQPPVYDLKSEPVMDNKRIRELLPHRYPFLMVDKVIQMTDTFIVGVKNITTNEPYFTGHFPQEPVMPGVLQVEAMAQTGGLLVLAMLDEPERYSTYFLKIDNVKFRHKVVPGDTILFRVELTSEMRRGIATMRGLAFIGDKVVSEADFTAQIIKNK
- a CDS encoding carbon-nitrogen hydrolase, with the protein product MKVGIIQQANSGNREENISRLESKIRKLAGKGAELIVLQELHNGLYFCQTEETCLFDQAETIPGPSTERYGRLAAELQVVIVLSLFEKRAAGLYHNTAVVMEADGTIAGIYRKMHIPDDPAYYEKFYFTPGDLGFHPINTSVGRLGVLVCWDQWYPEAARLMALAGAELLIYPTAIGWESSDNPEEQQRQRDAWVTVQRGHAVANGLPVIAVNRTGYEADPSEQTGGIRFWGSSFVCGPQGEILWQAATDEEVEQIIEIDKQRTENVRRWWPFFRDRRIEAYGDLTRRWIDL